In Arthrobacter sp. CJ23, the genomic window GTCGAGGCCCGGGCCGAAGGCATCATTTTCGGGGTATGGCATGTGCTTTACGATTCAGAGGCCCCGGAACCGCGGGTGATTCTCGCGGCCGTTGCGTTTGCCCTCCTGCTGTCCGCCGGAGTGGCGTTGCTGGAGCGGCGCATTGCCAACAAATCGCGCCGCTCCGCGAATCCGGACACGCCGCTCGCGCCAAGGATTGTCATGGCGGAAACGCGCGGTGTGTACGCCGGCCCGGTGACGGTCACCGTGTTGATCCCCGCACACAACGAAGAAGCGTCGCTGCCGTCCACCATTGCTTCCCTGCTGGCCCAGTCCCACCCTCCCAAACGTGTCATCGTCGTGGCCGACAACTGCACCGACTCCACCGTTGCGCTGGCCCATCAGGCCGGCGTTGAGGTCTTCGAGTCGGCGGGCAACACCAAGAAGAAGGCCGGCGCCCTCAACCAGGCGCTGACCTGGCTGCTCCCCGGGCAGGGAGACAACGACGTCGTCATGGTCATGGACGCCGACACGAGACTCGACGACGGTTTCCTCGAGGCTGCGGTCTCGCGCCTGGGCAACGACAGGGCATTGATGGCCGTCGGCGGCCTCTTCTACGGGGAAGAGGGCCACGGGATCATCGGGCAGTTCCAGCGCAACGAGTACATCCGCTACACGCGCGAAATCGGACGCCGCCGTGGCCGCGTCTTTGTCCTGACCGGCACAGCCTCGATCTTCCGGCCCAAAGCCCTGCGCACTGTGGCGCAGAGCCGGGGTACATCGATTCCGGGAATCCCCGGTGACGTCTATGACACCGCATCGCTGACCGAGGACAACGAGCTGACGATTGCCCTGAAGTCCCTCGGCGGCCTCATGATTTCTCCAGCGCAGTGCACGGTCGTCACAGAGTTGATGCCGAATTTCCGCACCCTGTGGGCCCAACGCCTTCGCTGGCAGCGGGGAGCCCTGGAAAACCTGGGCGCCTACGGTGTCACACCCCAGACCCTGCGCTACTGGGCACAGCAGTTCGGTATTGGCTACGGAGTGATTGCGCTCAGTGCCTATTTCCTGCTCATCCTCCTGATGGCGTTGTCGCTGGAAACGTGGATTTGGTTCCCGTTCTGGCTGGGGCTTGGCCTGGTCTTCTCGATCGAACGCGTGGTTACGGTGTGGAAGGGCGGTTGGCGGGCACGCCTGCTGGCAGCCACGCTCTTCCCGGAGCTGCTCTTCGACATGTTCCTCAACGTGGTCTACGTGAAGGGCGTCATCGATATCTCCCTGGGCCGGCAGGCCAAGTGGAAGCATCTCGACCATGCAAAGTCCCACGAATTCTCGAAGGTGGCGTAACAATGACCAGTGCCATTCCCGCCTCGCTTCCTAGCGGCATCTTGTTTCCCGAGGAAGTCCTGCACTCAGAATGGTTCGCCGTTTTGGCCACCTTCGTTGCCATCAACACCCTGATGTACGCCGCACTGGCCGTCGCCAAAATCCTTCCGAAGGTGCACCCAAGTGCCTGGATCCGGACCCGGAACCAGCGCTCGGAGACCCGTAGCATCCACCCTGATGCGCTGGCCGTCACCAAGGACCGGGACGTCCTCCGCAGCCCACGGTGACCGTGCGCGGCGCCTGGAAGGACAGCAGCCGGATCCAAGCCGGTTCGTGGTCCCGCAGGCGGACGCTTGGGAGGGCGGCGGCAGTTTCCTGAACGACGACGGCGGCCTCCAGTTCAGCGAGTTTCGCACCGAGGCAGCGGTGGATGCCCGAGCCGAACGCCAGACCGTAGGCTGTCGGCCTCGCCCCTTCGCCGGCAGCGTCAGCGCCGCCGCCGGGGTTTCCGGGATCCCATGCGATGCCATGATTGCCGGTGAGCTCCAGCAGGATCTCTTCGCCGGCCTGGATCAGCTCGCCGTCCAGCACGGTGTCCTTGGCGGCCACCCGCCGCCAGGTGGGCACCGAGGATTCCGTCGCCAGCACGTGCCGGACCAGCTTGCGGGCCTTGTCCGCGGAGGCTGCTTCTGCCCAGGTGATGCCGCGGGAACCTTCGGCCAGGCGGAACAGCGTGGTGCTGATCAGCTGGGTGGTGGTTTCCTGGCCCGCGATCAACAGGAAGTAGCCCATTGAGCAGATTTCCGGGGTGCTCAGGCCATGCTGGGCGAGGGACTTGAACAGGTTACGCCCGGGGGCGTCCACCGATTCGAGCACCAGCTCCCGCAGCCAGCCGTAGAACTCGGCGGCGCTGTGGGCGAGCTCAAGCTGGCGATCGGCGTCGGGCCAGCCCCAGAACAGTTCCAGGGAGTCCATGCTCCACGCCTTCAGCTGCGGCAGGTCCCGCACCGGCAGGCCCAGCAGCTCGAGCATCACCACTGCGGGGGGATAGGCGGCCACCGCCTGGACCAGGTCCACGGTCCCGGCGGCGTCCAGTTCGCGGGCCGCGTCCACCGCGGCCTCCCGGGCGATCTGGCGGATGCGCGGCTCCGCGGCGGCCACCGTGGCGGGCGTGAAGAACGCGGCAACCACCTTGCGGATGCCCGCGTGCGAATCGGTATCGTTGCTGGCCAGCACAGGCGGGAGGGCGAACCGTGCCTTTTGGAGGATTCGCAGCGCCTGCCCGGACAGCGGCGTCACCGCAAGGAGCGCATTGGCCGGGCTGAAGTCCTCCGGGCGGTGCAGCACCTCGCGGACGGTGTCCGGATCGCGGAGCACCATGTACGGGCAGGTCTTGATGCCCGCGCTCATGCCGGCAGCCCGCTCAGCCACAGGGGCGCCTGTTCACGGAAGCGCTCCACCGGCAGCGCCGAGGCATCCTCCGGCAGGGCTCCGAGCAGCGGCGCGGCCCAGGACGCGATCGTCGCGTAGTTGCTGCGCTCCAGCTCTCCGGGGTGCTCCGGCCAGGTGCCCAGCACTACCCCCAGCACCGGGAGGTCCCGCCGCTCCAAGGCCTCCAGCGTCAGGGCGGTGTGGTTCAACGTGCCAAGCGACGGCCGCCCGACCACAGCAAAAGCAGCCCCGGACCCCAGCAGGATCCCCAGGTCGGCCAGCGTCCCGCCGTCGTGATCCAGTTCCACCAGCAGCCCGCCGGCGCCTTCCACCAGAACGTGGTCATGCGCGGCGGCGAGTTCGCCGATCCGCGCCGCGTGTGCCGCCAGCGCGGGAAGCTCCACCCCGTCCCGGGCTGCGGCCGGCACCGGGGCGAGCGGCTCCTGGAGCACCACGCCGGCCTCGGCGGTGAGCGGGGCCGCGAGCCGGGCGATTTCCGAGCAGTCCGAATCGCCGCCCGCGTTGCCGCTCTGGCAGGGCTTGTACACGGCCACCGAGCGGCCGCGGGACTGCAGGGTCT contains:
- a CDS encoding cytochrome P450; amino-acid sequence: MSAGIKTCPYMVLRDPDTVREVLHRPEDFSPANALLAVTPLSGQALRILQKARFALPPVLASNDTDSHAGIRKVVAAFFTPATVAAAEPRIRQIAREAAVDAARELDAAGTVDLVQAVAAYPPAVVMLELLGLPVRDLPQLKAWSMDSLELFWGWPDADRQLELAHSAAEFYGWLRELVLESVDAPGRNLFKSLAQHGLSTPEICSMGYFLLIAGQETTTQLISTTLFRLAEGSRGITWAEAASADKARKLVRHVLATESSVPTWRRVAAKDTVLDGELIQAGEEILLELTGNHGIAWDPGNPGGGADAAGEGARPTAYGLAFGSGIHRCLGAKLAELEAAVVVQETAAALPSVRLRDHEPAWIRLLSFQAPRTVTVGCGGRPGPW
- the bioD gene encoding dethiobiotin synthase; the encoded protein is MRLPRIILVTGTDTGVGKTVTAAALAETLQSRGRSVAVYKPCQSGNAGGDSDCSEIARLAAPLTAEAGVVLQEPLAPVPAAARDGVELPALAAHAARIGELAAAHDHVLVEGAGGLLVELDHDGGTLADLGILLGSGAAFAVVGRPSLGTLNHTALTLEALERRDLPVLGVVLGTWPEHPGELERSNYATIASWAAPLLGALPEDASALPVERFREQAPLWLSGLPA
- a CDS encoding glycosyltransferase, producing MVGIVIGATVGGAAALLWFAIASTGTAGVEARAEGIIFGVWHVLYDSEAPEPRVILAAVAFALLLSAGVALLERRIANKSRRSANPDTPLAPRIVMAETRGVYAGPVTVTVLIPAHNEEASLPSTIASLLAQSHPPKRVIVVADNCTDSTVALAHQAGVEVFESAGNTKKKAGALNQALTWLLPGQGDNDVVMVMDADTRLDDGFLEAAVSRLGNDRALMAVGGLFYGEEGHGIIGQFQRNEYIRYTREIGRRRGRVFVLTGTASIFRPKALRTVAQSRGTSIPGIPGDVYDTASLTEDNELTIALKSLGGLMISPAQCTVVTELMPNFRTLWAQRLRWQRGALENLGAYGVTPQTLRYWAQQFGIGYGVIALSAYFLLILLMALSLETWIWFPFWLGLGLVFSIERVVTVWKGGWRARLLAATLFPELLFDMFLNVVYVKGVIDISLGRQAKWKHLDHAKSHEFSKVA